CTCGGACCTGGAATTCACAGAGGCCGAACGGCAGACGGTGCAGAAGCTGAAATTCGGCGAAACACGCCAGCTCGACGAGCTCTTCCGGATGCTCTTCATAAAGCAGTGCAACAAGCTCAACGAAATACTCCCAGGCCTCTTTGAAAAGACCGACGACTGGACGGAACTGCTACTCAACATTTCATACAGCGATCCCGAAGGCCTCGTGCGCAGCCTGACGTCGGAGATATCCGAAGACGACTTCAACGTCGAAAAAGAGGGCCAGGTCGAAATAATCGGCTGGCTGTATCAGTTCTACAACACCGAGCCGAAGGACGAAGCCTTCGCGCTGCTCAAAAAGAACGTGAAGGTGACGAAAGAACGCATCCCCGCCGTAACGCAGCTCTTCACGCCGGACTGGATAGTGCGCTACATGGTGGAAAACAGCGCCGGCCGGATTTGGACGGAACACCTGCGCGCTGTGGGCCAAGCCGCCGACGACGCGCAGACGGTGGCCGGGTTCGGATGGAAATACTATCTGCCAGAAGCTCCGCAGGAGCCCGAGGTCGAAAAAGAGCTTACCGCGATGCGCGAACAGCGCCGCGACCTGCACCCGGAAGAGATAAAAATAATCGATCCCTGTATGGGCAGCGGTCATATTTTAGTCTATGCCTTCGAACTTCTGATGCAGATCTACCAGTCCTGCGGCTACGCGCCGAAAGACGCGGCAGTCTCTATAATAAAAAATAATCTCTACGGCCTGGACATTGACGACCGCGCCTATCAGCTCGCCTACTTCGCCGTGATGATGAAGGCGAGGCAGTATGACAGGTTCCTCTTCCGACACAGGCCGAGGACGAACCTCTGGTCGATACAGGAGAGCAATTTCATAACCGAAGAGCTGATCAAATACGCGGCGCACGGCGATGAAAAGCTGGAAGACGCGATAAGGAGCATAAAAGCAGACCTCAGCGACGCGAAGGAATACGGTAGCATCTTGGACGTGAAGCCTGTGGATTTCGGTGCGCTGATAAAAAGCATAGAAGAGACAAGCGAAGCCGAAAAAATCGGCATCGGTTTAGGAACGGACGCGCTGGAAGAATTGTTGCCGCTTGTGAAGCAGGCAAAGGTAATGGCGCAGAAATACGACGCAGTAATAACAAATCCGCCGTATATGGGCAGCAGCAACATGGACGCTGCGCTGTCGGAGTATGTTAAGAAGAATTACCCGGACACAAAGTCTGACATGAGCACAGTATTCATGGAAAAGTGCCTGCGGTTCTGCTCTAAAGACGGATTTATTGCTATGCTAAACATTCCTGTATGGATGTTTTTATCAAGTTATGAAAAGCTGCGGAAGAGCCTGATTGAAAAAGACTTGTTCATAAACATGCTTCATTTAGGACGCGGCGTATTTGGGTCTGATTTCGGGACTACTTCATTTGTTATTGAAAATACAAGCGTACAGAAATATATAGGAAATTATAAGCGCCTTTTCCCAAGGCAAGGTGCTGTAGATACTATTGAGCAGAAAGAAATGTGGTTTCTTGATGGATTTGGGAATTACATCGCGGATCAGGGTGATTTTACAGGAATCCCAGGAGCCCCTGTAGCATACTGGGTGAGTAGTAAACTATTATCTATAATTAGAGAGAATCGGAACTTAGACTCTTACGCATCTCCACGACAAGGTTTAATAACAGGCGATAATAATAGATTCTTGCGACTATGGTTTGAAGTAAGTGCCATTAAAACTGGTTTTTATAGTAATAAAAATTATAAATGGATGCCTATTAATAAAGGTGGCGAGTTTAGACGGTGGTACGGAAATCAGGAGCATGTTATAAACTGGGAAAATGAGGGAGCGGAAATATTAAATTACAAGGATGAATACGGAAAACTTCGTTCTCGTCCGCAAAATTTGTCTTACAATTTTCAAGAGAGCCTCAGTTGGTCTTTAGTAACAAGTGGTGGCTTTTCTGTGAGATACTACCCCAATAGCTTTATGTTTAATGTTGCTGGAATTGCTTGTTTTCCACAGAAATTTCTTCTATATATTCTCGGTTTATTGAATACAAAAATTACATCTTGTATTACTCAAATACTTAATCCCACCATTAATATGAATGCAGGGGATGTAGCAAAGGTGCCAGTTGTTATTTCATGTCCTCATGAATTAATTATTTGCAAATATGTCAGTGAAGCTATCGACATCTCCAAATCCGACTGGGACTCCTTTGAAACCTCCTGGGACTTCCAAACGCACCCGTTCCTCGCGTTCAAGACCGACGGTTTCGCCGAACACGCCTTCGACGCGTGGCAGACTCACGCCGCGGAACAGTTCGCACAGCTAAAGGCGAACGAAGAAGAGCTGAACCGCATCTTCATCGACATATACGGCCTTCAGGACGAACTTTCACCGGAAGAAGAGGATAAGGATGTCACCGTACGCCGCGCCGACCTCGCGCGCGACGTGCGCAGCTTCGTCTCCTACGGTGTTGGCTGTATCCTCGGGCGGTACTCGCTCGCCACGCCGGGCCTTGCCTACGCTGGCGGAGCTTGGAACGCATCAAAATACTCCACGTTCATGCCGGACGCCGACAACTGCGTCCCCATAACGGACGAAGAATATTTCAGCGACGACATCGTGACGCGCTTCGCGGCTTTCGTCAGCGCCGCCTTCGGCGCGGAAACGCTGGAAGCAAACCTGGACTTCATCGCGCGCGCCCTGGGCTCTAAAGGCGCAACGCCGCGCGCCGCGCTGCGGAATTATTTCCTGAACGACTTCTTTAAAGACCACTGCAAAATTTATCAGAAGCGCCCGATCTACTGGCTCTTCGACAGCGGCAAAGAAAACAGCTTCAAGGCGCTCTTCTACCTGCACCGCTATAACGCGGACACGGTCGGCAACATGCGCGTTGAGTACCTGCACCCGCTGCAGGAAAAGTACGAGCGCCGCCTAGAAATGGAAAAACAGGCCGCTGAAAAGTCCCCCAGCGCGCGCGACAAAGCCATTGCAAAAGCCGCCGCGGAAAAACTGACGCGCCAGATAAAAGAGATAAAAGCCTACGACCAGAAAATATCCCACCTGGCCGCAGCCCGCATCTCCCTCGACCTCGACGACGGAGTAAAAGCCAACTACGAAAAACTCCAAACCGCCAAAGACGCCCAAAACCTCGAGATCTTAGCTAAAATAAAGTAGAAATAATAAAAATAGGAGAACATAATGATAAAGTCTATTACATTAAGAAATATAGCTACATACGATGGCAATGGTATTCTTATCAAAGACTGTAAGCCTATTAATATAATCTATGGTGACAATGGGACAGGAAAAACTACTATCAGCAATTATTTAAAAGACATGAGTAATGTATGTTATAAAGATTGCAATGTGAAATTTGAGGAGTCAGAATTACCAGAAATATTAGTCTATAATAAAAAATTTAAAGAAGAAAATTTTGGTAATGATGAAGTTCCAGGAATATTTACTCTTGGAAAATCTTCTAAAGAACAACAAAACAAGATAAATGAAAAAAAAGGCCTACTTCAAAAAGATATAGGACAGTTAGATTTTGTGCATGATTCAATAGATAGATTAACAAAAGAAATGACTAATGATACCACCGATTTCATTGAAGTTGTCTGGGGACAACTTTATAAGAAATATGAAGGACCTTTTGCTATGGCATTTAAAGGTTACAGGGATAGTAAGCAAAAGTTTTTTGATAAAGCAATGCAAGAATATCAAGCATTAAATGAAAATAGTAATACGTATGAGGAATTAAAAGATAAAGCTGATATCCTATTTAATAAAGAGTCTACAGTTTTAAATAATATAACAAACATTGATGAAAGCAGCATAAAAAGACTTATTGATGTTGAATTCAACGAAATATGGGGAAAGAATATAATAGGAAAGCAAGATATAAAAATCGCTTCTCTAATCAATTACTTACAGAACAATGACTGGGTTCGTCAAGGACAAAATTATATAAGAGAAAATGACGTTTGCCCATTTTGTCAGCAACATACAATTACATCGGAATTCAAAAATGAATTACAGGAATATTTCAGCGGCGAATTCGAAAGAGATATAAATTTAATAAAAGATCTAATACAAAACTATGAAATTTGTTCAGCTCGGATTATAAAGCAGATAGGTGAGTTAGCTGACAAATACGAAATTAAAGTTAATAAGAATGTAAATATACCCCATTTAATAGAGGTGCAAAAATCTTTATGCGAGCAGATTAAGCATAATCTAGAATATTTTAAGAATAAATTAAAAGAACCTAGCCGAATTATTAGTATTTCCTCTACTGAGGAATCTATAAAAAAAATAGCAGATATAATAAAAAATGCTAATAGGTTTATTGATGATAATAACGCATTAGTTCTAAATCAGAAAGAAGAAATTTGCAATCTTACTAGCCTGATATGGAG
The window above is part of the Cloacibacillus evryensis DSM 19522 genome. Proteins encoded here:
- the pglX gene encoding BREX-1 system adenine-specific DNA-methyltransferase PglX; translation: MDKNAIKKFAVKARVRSIEDARYRARLCGITENGIAPAAPGSTKDALFIDIGAAEPVMLTGREAAMRAALADKISERAKGGTYAEAYKAVMEEAAYTWFNRLIAVRFMEVNDYLPSGVRVLSSEDRAKAEPDLVTRPFDSDLEFTEAERQTVQKLKFGETRQLDELFRMLFIKQCNKLNEILPGLFEKTDDWTELLLNISYSDPEGLVRSLTSEISEDDFNVEKEGQVEIIGWLYQFYNTEPKDEAFALLKKNVKVTKERIPAVTQLFTPDWIVRYMVENSAGRIWTEHLRAVGQAADDAQTVAGFGWKYYLPEAPQEPEVEKELTAMREQRRDLHPEEIKIIDPCMGSGHILVYAFELLMQIYQSCGYAPKDAAVSIIKNNLYGLDIDDRAYQLAYFAVMMKARQYDRFLFRHRPRTNLWSIQESNFITEELIKYAAHGDEKLEDAIRSIKADLSDAKEYGSILDVKPVDFGALIKSIEETSEAEKIGIGLGTDALEELLPLVKQAKVMAQKYDAVITNPPYMGSSNMDAALSEYVKKNYPDTKSDMSTVFMEKCLRFCSKDGFIAMLNIPVWMFLSSYEKLRKSLIEKDLFINMLHLGRGVFGSDFGTTSFVIENTSVQKYIGNYKRLFPRQGAVDTIEQKEMWFLDGFGNYIADQGDFTGIPGAPVAYWVSSKLLSIIRENRNLDSYASPRQGLITGDNNRFLRLWFEVSAIKTGFYSNKNYKWMPINKGGEFRRWYGNQEHVINWENEGAEILNYKDEYGKLRSRPQNLSYNFQESLSWSLVTSGGFSVRYYPNSFMFNVAGIACFPQKFLLYILGLLNTKITSCITQILNPTINMNAGDVAKVPVVISCPHELIICKYVSEAIDISKSDWDSFETSWDFQTHPFLAFKTDGFAEHAFDAWQTHAAEQFAQLKANEEELNRIFIDIYGLQDELSPEEEDKDVTVRRADLARDVRSFVSYGVGCILGRYSLATPGLAYAGGAWNASKYSTFMPDADNCVPITDEEYFSDDIVTRFAAFVSAAFGAETLEANLDFIARALGSKGATPRAALRNYFLNDFFKDHCKIYQKRPIYWLFDSGKENSFKALFYLHRYNADTVGNMRVEYLHPLQEKYERRLEMEKQAAEKSPSARDKAIAKAAAEKLTRQIKEIKAYDQKISHLAAARISLDLDDGVKANYEKLQTAKDAQNLEILAKIK
- a CDS encoding AAA family ATPase; translated protein: MIKSITLRNIATYDGNGILIKDCKPINIIYGDNGTGKTTISNYLKDMSNVCYKDCNVKFEESELPEILVYNKKFKEENFGNDEVPGIFTLGKSSKEQQNKINEKKGLLQKDIGQLDFVHDSIDRLTKEMTNDTTDFIEVVWGQLYKKYEGPFAMAFKGYRDSKQKFFDKAMQEYQALNENSNTYEELKDKADILFNKESTVLNNITNIDESSIKRLIDVEFNEIWGKNIIGKQDIKIASLINYLQNNDWVRQGQNYIRENDVCPFCQQHTITSEFKNELQEYFSGEFERDINLIKDLIQNYEICSARIIKQIGELADKYEIKVNKNVNIPHLIEVQKSLCEQIKHNLEYFKNKLKEPSRIISISSTEESIKKIADIIKNANRFIDDNNALVLNQKEEICNLTSLIWSFILSENKDIFEGYCKKNAGQNNGMKNLKERVGQINQDIASLKMELETLTKGIVSIEPSINEMNNILKCSGFSGFKITKTEKTNFYQIQRDDGTLVKDTLSEGEITFITFIYFFQLIKGNFDTNNIGNNRIVIIDDPISSLDTHILFIISSLIKAIITDIKTGVTNVKQLFVLTHNLYFHQELSFINSRESENGKTFFWILRKMDRKTTIDHYEQHNPIRSSYTLLWDEIKNYDSLTNISLQNNMRRILEYYFTILGGYKYENIIERLETIQEKEICHSLFSWINSGSHGITDDLYSPPSNENNELYFNIFKKIFAFANQISHFNMMLGLKDE